In the Pirellulales bacterium genome, one interval contains:
- a CDS encoding DinB family protein, translating to MDTKAALRTAIDQGEFIVQGYLGDLTDADLLVRAAPGTNHIAWQLGHLIVAENMMVDGAYPGSMPKLPPGFVEQHSKETAGSDDAQKFCKKSEYLSLMQAQRAGTLKALAATSDADFDKPAPEAFRSFLSSIGALFAMQGTHWVMHAGQWAIIRRKLGKPPLF from the coding sequence ATGGATACCAAGGCGGCGCTGCGCACCGCGATTGATCAGGGCGAATTCATTGTCCAGGGGTACTTGGGCGATTTGACCGATGCCGACCTCTTGGTCCGCGCCGCGCCGGGCACGAACCACATCGCCTGGCAGTTGGGCCATTTGATCGTCGCCGAAAACATGATGGTCGACGGGGCCTACCCGGGCTCGATGCCCAAGCTGCCCCCAGGGTTCGTCGAACAGCACAGCAAAGAGACGGCCGGCTCCGACGACGCGCAGAAATTCTGCAAGAAGAGCGAGTATCTGAGCCTGATGCAGGCCCAGCGGGCCGGCACACTCAAGGCGTTGGCTGCAACCAGCGATGCCGACTTCGACAAGCCGGCGCCCGAGGCGTTTCGCAGCTTCTTGTCGTCGATCGGGGCGCTGTTCGCGATGCAGGGCACGCACTGGGTGATGCACGCCGGCCAATGGGCCATCATCCGCCGCAAGTTGGGCAAGCCGCCCTTGTTCTAA
- the dnaA gene encoding chromosomal replication initiator protein DnaA, which produces MSFNDKDIVSALVAALSAHLGAQRYTAWFGRNVEFQFDGSALKVLTPDAFYVDWLRTNYRELIAEICQQIGLADVAVQFALCEVVKPPAAEECAQPLTVVTPPADADESASGTAVLEPPKARAEANSGRRRFAQFATFVVGESNRVGYTAAQIVAREPGRVTPLVLYGPPGTGKTHLLEALWSELRISRPQAHLIYQRAEQFTSQFVEALRGSGMPAFRRKYRHAQLLILDDLQFFSNKRATLDELLYTIDQLQDSGGQVVLAADRSPSELTCLGPELASRLQGSMVCRIDPADEATRRAIMRRVADRQGLELGDEVEAFIAARLRGDGRELIGAIHRLRVEVEATGRAIDVEMARTTLAELFVAAQRPVQLPEIEQAICEVCGVRPADLQSSSRAKEATYPRMLAMYLARKLTTAAFSEIGAYFGQRKHTTVISATNKVALWRETNEIVRLGGASLPVDELVRRVEARLRAG; this is translated from the coding sequence GTGAGTTTCAACGATAAGGATATCGTCTCGGCGCTTGTGGCCGCATTGTCGGCTCATCTGGGCGCCCAGCGGTACACCGCCTGGTTCGGACGCAACGTCGAATTCCAATTTGACGGTAGCGCCCTCAAAGTGCTCACGCCGGACGCGTTCTACGTCGATTGGCTGCGGACCAACTATCGCGAATTGATCGCCGAGATTTGTCAGCAGATCGGGTTGGCAGACGTAGCGGTGCAGTTCGCGCTTTGCGAAGTTGTGAAGCCGCCGGCAGCCGAAGAGTGCGCCCAGCCGCTCACCGTCGTGACACCGCCGGCAGACGCCGACGAAAGCGCCTCGGGCACGGCCGTGCTCGAACCACCGAAGGCGCGCGCCGAAGCGAACTCGGGACGTCGCCGCTTTGCCCAGTTCGCCACGTTCGTCGTCGGCGAGTCGAACCGCGTGGGCTACACCGCGGCGCAGATCGTGGCCCGCGAACCCGGGCGTGTTACGCCCTTGGTGTTGTACGGCCCACCGGGCACCGGCAAGACACATCTGCTCGAGGCGCTCTGGTCGGAATTGCGGATCAGCCGCCCGCAGGCGCACTTGATCTACCAGCGGGCTGAGCAGTTCACCAGCCAGTTTGTCGAGGCCTTGCGCGGTTCGGGCATGCCGGCGTTTCGCCGCAAATATCGGCACGCCCAGTTGTTGATCCTCGACGACCTGCAGTTCTTCAGCAACAAGCGGGCCACGCTCGACGAGTTGCTCTACACGATCGACCAGCTTCAAGACAGCGGCGGACAAGTGGTGCTGGCGGCGGACCGCTCGCCGAGCGAGTTGACGTGCCTGGGACCCGAGCTGGCGAGCCGGCTGCAGGGCAGCATGGTCTGCCGGATCGATCCGGCGGACGAAGCCACGCGTCGAGCCATCATGCGGCGGGTGGCCGATCGGCAGGGGCTCGAGTTGGGCGACGAAGTCGAGGCCTTTATCGCAGCCCGGCTGCGCGGCGATGGCCGCGAGCTGATCGGCGCGATCCACCGGCTGCGGGTCGAAGTCGAGGCCACGGGCCGCGCGATCGACGTCGAGATGGCCCGTACGACGCTGGCCGAATTGTTCGTGGCCGCGCAGCGCCCGGTGCAACTCCCCGAGATCGAGCAGGCGATTTGCGAGGTGTGCGGCGTGCGTCCGGCCGACTTGCAGTCGAGCAGCCGCGCGAAAGAGGCCACTTATCCAAGAATGCTGGCCATGTACCTGGCTCGCAAGCTCACGACGGCCGCTTTCAGCGAGATTGGGGCCTATTTTGGCCAGCGCAAACACACCACCGTGATCTCGGCGACCAACAAGGTGGCGCTGTGGCGCGAGACCAACGAAATCGTACGGCTCGGCGGCGCCTCGCTGCCAGTCGATGAACTCGTGCGCAGGGTCGAAGCGCGGCTCCGGGCCGGCTAG